A genomic segment from Glycine soja cultivar W05 chromosome 18, ASM419377v2, whole genome shotgun sequence encodes:
- the LOC114396486 gene encoding beta-amylase 7-like → MATDMQRLVGTSEDDEEMGMDVKDEDDDDDDYEENGGEQGNASVSGMVEIDGGNGIGTATDDNRFQQHQQFQEQVGTPGGGTRRSRPLEEKERTKLRERRRRAITARILAGLRRHGNYNLRVRADINDVIAALAREAGWVVLPDGTTFPSRSQVQKPAGGNSTIVTSSSSHAASQQTPSASLRGVASGYRSPLEYNACQTKSVFMPTPSPYGLSSSSRSQTSMVGDGEAQRDNRPLIGGSMDNADDKQIADLPPRLPERDLAGTPYVPVYVMLPLGVINIKCELVDPDGLLKQLKVLKSVHVDGVMVDCWWGIVEAHAPQEYNWNGYKRLFQMVRELKLKLQVVMSFHECGGNFGDDVCIPLPHWVAEIGRSNPDIFFTDREGRHNPECLSWGIDKERVLRGRTALEVYFDFMRSFRVEFDEYFEDGLISMIEVGLGPCGELRYPSCPVKHGWRYPGIGEFQCYDQYMLKSLRKAAEVRGHAIWARGPDNAGTYNSQPHETGFFCDGGDYDGFYGRFFLSWYSQVLIDHGNRVLSLAKLAFEGSCIAAKLSGIYWWYKTASHAAELTAGYYNPCNRDGYAAIMTMLKTNGINLNIPCVDLHTLNQHEGFPETFADPEGLVWQVLNAGWEVDLPVTSQNGFPCLNRVGYNKVLDNAKPMNDPDGRHFSSFTYLRLSSLLMERQNFIEFERFVKRMHGEAVLDLQV, encoded by the exons ATGGCAACTGATATGCAGAGGCTTGTTGGAACGAGTGAGGATGATGAAGAAATGGGAATGGATGTGAAAGATGAGGATGATGACGATGATGATTATGAGGAAAATGGAGGTGAGCAGGGAAATGCTTCAGTATCAGGGATGGTAGAGATTGATGGTGGGAATGGGATAGGAACTGCCACTGATGACAACAGGTTTCAGCAGCACCAGCAGTTTCAAGAGCAAGTAGGCACCCCAGGTGGAGGTACTCGAAGATCTAGGCCGctagaagagaaagagagaacaaAGCTAAGAGAGAGGCGCCGGAGGGCCATCACTGCAAGGATCTTGGCGGGGCTTCGCAGGCATGGCAACTACAATCTAAGAGTTAGGGCTGACATAAATGATGTCATTGCTGCTCTAGCAAGGGAAGCTGGATGGGTGGTTCTTCCAGATGGTACTACTTTTCCCTCAAGATCTCAG GTTCAAAAGCCTGCTGGTGGTAATTCTACAATTGTCACTTCATCATCTTCCCATGCGGCTTCACAACAGACTCCATCTGCTTCTCTCAGGGGAGTTGCTTCTGGCTATAGGAGCCCTTTAGAGTATAATGCATGTCAAACAAAAAGTGTTTTTATGCCAACTCCGTCTCCTTATGGTCTATCCTCAAGTTCCCGGTCTCAAACATCTATGGTGGGGGATGGAGAAGCACAAAGAGACAATCGTCCTCTGATTGGTGGTTCAATGGATAATGCTGATGATAAGCAG ATTGCTGACTTACCCCCCAGATTACCAGAGCGTGATTTGGCTGGTACCCCATATGTTCCAGTTTATGTGATGCTACCG TTAGGGGTGATCAATATTAAATGTGAGCTAGTTGATCCGGATGGTCTACTAAAGCAGCTGAAGGTGTTGAAATCAGTACATGTTGATGGTGTTATGGTAGACTGTTGGTGGGGAATAGTGGAGGCACATGCTCCACAAGAGTATAATTGGAATGGTTACAAGAGACTCTTTCAAATGGTGCGAGAGCTTAAGCTTAAGCTGCAG GTTGTGATGTCATTTCATGAATGTGGAGGCAATTTTGGTGATGATGTTTGTATTCCATTACCCCATTGGGTTGCTGAGATTGGTAGGAGCAATCCTGACATTTTTTTCACTGATAGAGAGGGAAGGCACAACCCTGAATGTCTTTCTTGGGGAATAGATAAGGAACGGGTTTTAAGAGGCCGTACTGCTTTGGAG GTTTACTTTGATTTCATGAGAAGTTTCCGGGTAGAGTTTGATGAATATTTTGAGGATGGGTTAATCTCTATGATTGAAGTTGGACTGGGTCCATGTGGAGAGCTAAGATACCCATCTTGTCCTGTAAAGCATGGTTGGAGATATCCTGGTATTGGTGAATTCCAG TGCTATGATCAGTATATGTTGAAAAGTCTTAGGAAAGCAGCAGAAGTAAGGGGTCACGCTATTTGGGCTAGAGGGCCAGATAATGCTGGTACCTATAATTCTCAGCCACATGAAACAGGTTTCTTTTGTGATGGGGGTGATTATGATGGCTTCTATGGCAGGTTTTTTCTTAGCTGGTACTCTCAGGTTTTGATTGATCATGGAAACCGGGTACTTTCTCTGGCAAAATTAGCTTTTGAGGGATCTTGCATTGCTGCAAAg TTATCGGGTATTTACTGGTGGTACAAGACTGCAAGTCATGCTGCCGAATTAACCGCTGGGTATTATAACCCATGCAATCGTGATGGTTATGCTGCAATTATGACAATGTTAAAGACAAATGGAATCAACTTAAACATTCCTTGTGTTGACTTGCACACATTGAACCAACATGAGGGCTTTCCAGAGACCTTTGCAGATCCCGAGGGACTAGTCTGGCAA GTGTTGAATGCCGGGTGGGAAGTTGACCTACCAGTTACCAGTCAGAATGGATTTCCTTGCCTAAACAGAGTTGGCTATAACAAGGTTTTGGATAATGCCAAGCCCATGAATGATCCAGATGGAAGGCACTTTTCATCTTTTACTTACCTGAGGCTTAGTTCACTTCTCATGGAACGACAAAACTTCATAGAGTTTGAAAGATTTGTCAAGAGAATGCATG GGGAAGCTGTTCTTGATCTTCAGGTATAA